One genomic region from Bufo bufo chromosome 3, aBufBuf1.1, whole genome shotgun sequence encodes:
- the LOC120994817 gene encoding eosinophil peroxidase-like, whose translation MPSIKTLSCLLLVLGSLQIVTPSFYDGVEELDNNLILSSVQKAKKLVDTAYKRTRDILKERLKKGTLTPSDVMSYFKQPVATSRNHIRAADYIEATFELLTEKVKSIYSRPFNISDLLTVNQIDMLHKVSGYSFLHLPKDCPESRYRTFTGECNNRRFPDFGVSNRPYARLLPAQYEDGRGLPKGWTENQRINGFTLPLARAVSNQIIRFPEKEQTLDNHRSLMFMQWGQWIDHDLDLAPETPSRSTFLRGIDCDHSCARELPCFPLRIPPNDPRISNRSDCIPLFRSSPAFRRSSPIREQMNILTSYIDGSQVYGSTNELANRLRDRTNQLGLMAINNRFNDNGRAYLPFSTNGIEEDFCLQTNRTSGLPCFLAGDGRVSEQPGLTAFHTLFVREHNRIATVLRRLNPTWTGERLFQESRKIIGAITQKINYKDWLPLLLGSSMSQMVPPYCGYIETVDPGASNVFSLVFRMGHTMIQPFIYRLVDRYQTSRNLPPIPLHLTFFNTWRVVREGGIDPLLRGLMANRAKLNRQDQILVDELREHLFELFKRIGLDLGALNMQRGRDHGLPGYNAWRRFCGLSQPRNVTELAEVLKNKPLAEKFISLYGTPENIDIWVGAVAEPLLPYARVGELLACLIGNQFRRTRDGDRFYYERYTEFTAAQRAAIERVKMSRIICDNTAITQVPQNVFEANTYPRDFVDCSKISPFDLSPWRRRKSGSEVEDPEE comes from the exons ATGCCTTCCATTAAGACACTTAGTTGTCTCCTTCTGGTTCTTGGATCGCTGCAGATCGTTACACCTTCTTTTTATG ATGGAGTGGAGGAGCTGGATAATAATCTTATTCTCAGCTCAGTCCAGAAGGCAAAGAAGCTGGTAGACACTGCATACAAGCGCACCCGTGATAT CCTTAAAGAGCGTCTTAAGAAAGGAACTTTGACTCCGTCTGATGTCATGTCGTACTTCAAGCAGCCTGTGGCAACAAGCCGCAATCACATCCGTGCCGCTGATTACATAGAGGCCACCTTTGAACTTCTGACTGAGAAAGTTAAAAGCATCTACAGTCGACCTTTCAACATCTCAG ACCTGCTGACAGTCAACCAGATAGACATGTTGCATAAGGTTTCTGGATATTCTTTCCTACATCTTCCAAAAGATTGTCCAGAAAGCCGTTACCGTACCTTCACAGGGGAGTGCAACAACAG GAGATTTCCAGACTTTGGAGTTTCCAATCGTCCTTACGCACGCTTGCTGCCAGCCCAGTATGAAGATGGGAGAGGGCTCCCGAAAGGCTGGACAGAAAATCAAAGGATCAATGGCTTTACTTTACCTCTG GCCAGGGCTGTGTCAAATCAGATTATCCGGTTCCCAGAGAAAGAacagaccctggacaatcatCGGTCTCTTATGTTCATGCAGTGGGGACAGTGGATTGATCATGACCTTGACCTGGCACCAGAAACACCATCAAGATCAACCTTTTTAAGAGGCATTGACTGTGATCACAGCTGTGCCCGGGAGCTACCATGCTTCCCCTTGCGG ATCCCCCCAAATGACCCTCGTATATCTAACCGCAGTGACTgtatcccacttttccgctcaagTCCCGCTTTTCGGCGATCTTCTCCAATACGTGAACAGATGAATATCCTCACATCATATATTGATGGCAGTCAAGTATATGGCAGCACAAATGAGTTGGCCAACAGACTACGTGACAGAACCAATCAACTGGGCCTCATGGCTATTAATAATAGGTTTAATGATAATGGACGTGCCTACCTACCTTTTAGTACAAATGGAATTGAAGAAGATTTCTGTCTGCAGACTAACAGGACATCTGGTCTCCCATGCTTCTTAGCTG GTGATGGTCGTGTCAGTGAGCAGCCTGGTTTAACTGCCTTTCACACACTCTTTGTGCGAGAACACAACCGTATAGCTACAGTGTTACGTAGGCTGAATCCTACCTGGACCGGAGAAAGACTTTTCCAAGAGAGCAGGAAAATAATTGGCGCCATTACACAG AAAATAAACTACAAGGATTGGCTTCCCCTGCTTTTGGGTTCATCAATGTCTCAGATGGTTCCTCCATACTGTGGTTACATCGAAACAGTGGACCCAGGGGCATCTAATGTGTTCAGCTTGGTCTTCCGAATGGGTCACACAATGATCCAGCCATTTATTTATCGATTGGTGGATAGATACCAGACCTCACGAAACTTGCCTCCAATCCCTTTGCACCTTACCTTCTTCAACACATGGAGAGTTGTAAGAGAAG GAGGTATTGATCCTCTTCTTCGAGGCCTCATGGCAAATCGGGCAAAACTGAACAGGCAGGACCAGATTCTGGTTGATGAACTCAGAGAACATCTGTTCGAGCTGTTCAAACGTATTGGCCTTGACTTGGGAGCTCTCAATATGCAGCGTGGCCGAGACCATGGATTACCAG GGTACAATGCATGGAGAAGATTTTGTGGACTTTCTCAGCCCAGAAATGTGACTGAACTAGCAGAGGTGTTGAAAAACAAGCCACTGGCTGAAAAATTCATTTCTCTTTATGGTACCCCGGAAAATATTGACATCTGGGTGGGAGCTGTTGCCGAACCTCTGCTACCATATGCGAGAGTTGGTGAACTGTTAGCTTGTTTAATCGGGAACCAGTTCCGCAGAACCCGTGATGGAGACAG ATTTTACTATGAAAGATATACCGAGTTTACAGCAGCTCAAAGGGCAGCTATAGAAAGAGTGAAAATGTCTCGAATCATCTGCGACAACACAGCAATCACCCAAGTTCCTCAAAATGTGTTTGAAGCAAACACCTACCCAAGAGATTTTGTAGATTGCTCCAAGATTAGCCCTTTTGATTTGAGCCcttggaggagaaggaagagcggATCAG AGGTTGAAGATCCTGAAGAATAA